One Euphorbia lathyris chromosome 1, ddEupLath1.1, whole genome shotgun sequence DNA segment encodes these proteins:
- the LOC136210537 gene encoding uncharacterized protein isoform X1 — protein MALLSSPSFDEVVTNYKEASMLEAAARRFVNRFLSSYISSGCLILHESNGSKLTFSGTNDDQCSLKVDLDVINPQFYWKVMTRGDVGLADAYIDGDISLPDADKGLFNLFMLMLANKPPSKLKNKRGWWTPLLFTAVLGSAKIFYHHFLKQNSLTQARRNISRHYDLSNDVFALFLGETMIYSTGIFKTQDEDLKTAQLRKISVLVDKARIDKKHHVLDIGCGWGTFGIEVVRRTGCKYTGITLSQQQLNFAQLKVKQADLQDNITFELCDYRELPKIHKYDRIISCEMIEHVGDEYMDEFFGCCESLLAKDGLLVLQFTSMADEEYDEHRRSASFMNEYIFPGGLLPSFSRVTSAMKNSSRLSLILELGFDEKFIRTWEYYFDHCASGFKTYMLGNYQVVFSRPGNLKALGDPYQGFPSAYH, from the exons ATGGCATTATTATCTTCACCTAGTTTTGATGAAGTTGTCACAAACTATAAGGAAGCCTCCATGTTAGAAGCTGCTGCTCGCCGTTTTGTTAATAGATTTCTTTCATCCTATATCTCTTCTGGCTGCTTAAT ATTACATGAATCTAATGGTTCAAAGCTTACTTTCTCTGGAACCAATGATGATCAATGTTCCCTGAAAGTTGATCTAGATGTTATCAATCCTCAGTTTTACTGGAAA GTAATGACAAGGGGAGATGTTGGTCTAGCAGATGCTTACATCGATGGAGACATTTCCTTACCAGATGCAGATAAAGGTCTCTTTAATCTTTTCATG CTAATGCTTGCAAATAAACCTccctcaaaattgaaaaacaaaag GGGTTGGTGGACTCCATTGTTATTCACAGCTGTTTTAGGATCAGCAAAAATATTCTATCACCATTTTCTAAAGCAAAATTCTCTTACACAAGCTCGTAGGAACATCTCTCGTCACTATGATCTG AGTAATGATGTTTTCGCTCTCTTCTTGGGTGAAACAATGATATATTCAACTGGAATATTTAAG ACCCAAGATGAAGACTTGAAAACTGCACAACTGAGAAAAATTTCTGTTCTCGTGGATAAA GCAAGAATTGATAAGAAGCATCATGTTCTTGATATTGGATGCGGATGGGGAACATTCGGTATTGAAGTAGTGAGAAGAACAGGATGCAAATACACTGGTATCACTCTCTCTCAgcagcaactcaactttgctcAACTTAAAGTCAAACAAGCTGATCTTCAg GATAATATAACATTTGAGCTTTGTGACTATCGTGAATTGCCTAAGATCCATAAATACGACAGAATCATATCTTG TGAAATGATAGAGCATGTTGGGGATGAATACATGGACGAGTTCTTTGGTTGTTGTGAATCACTATTGGCGAAAGACGGACTTCTTGTTCTACAA tTCACATCAATGGCAGATGAAGAATATGATGAGCATAGAAGAAGTGCAAGTTTTATGAACGAATACATTTTTCCGGGAGGACTGTTACCTTCATTTAGTAGGGTCACTTCAGCCATGAAAAATTCTTCAAGACTAAG CCTAATTTTGGAGTTGGGATTTGACGAGAAGTTTATCAGAACATGGGAATATTACTTTGATCATTGTGCTTCTGGATTCAAGACCTATATGCTTGGAAATTATCAG GTTGTATTTTCTCGTCCTGGAAACTTGAAGGCACTGGGGGATCCATATCAAGGCTTTCCTTCAGCGTATCATTGA
- the LOC136210537 gene encoding uncharacterized protein isoform X2, protein MALLSSPSFDEVVTNYKEASMLEAAARRFVNRFLSSYISSGCLILHESNGSKLTFSGTNDDQCSLKVDLDVINPQFYWKVMTRGDVGLADAYIDGDISLPDADKGLFNLFMLMLANKPPSKLKNKRGWWTPLLFTAVLGSAKIFYHHFLKQNSLTQARRNISRHYDLSNDVFALFLGETMIYSTGIFKTQDEDLKTAQLRKISVLVDKARIDKKHHVLDIGCGWGTFGIEVVRRTGCKYTGITLSQQQLNFAQLKVKQADLQDNITFELCDYRELPKIHKYDRIISCEMIEHVGDEYMDEFFGCCESLLAKDGLLVLQFTSMADEEYDEHRRSASFMNEYIFPGGLLPSFSRVTSAMKNSSRLSGKYWKPLLPHIEDLEKKFIG, encoded by the exons ATGGCATTATTATCTTCACCTAGTTTTGATGAAGTTGTCACAAACTATAAGGAAGCCTCCATGTTAGAAGCTGCTGCTCGCCGTTTTGTTAATAGATTTCTTTCATCCTATATCTCTTCTGGCTGCTTAAT ATTACATGAATCTAATGGTTCAAAGCTTACTTTCTCTGGAACCAATGATGATCAATGTTCCCTGAAAGTTGATCTAGATGTTATCAATCCTCAGTTTTACTGGAAA GTAATGACAAGGGGAGATGTTGGTCTAGCAGATGCTTACATCGATGGAGACATTTCCTTACCAGATGCAGATAAAGGTCTCTTTAATCTTTTCATG CTAATGCTTGCAAATAAACCTccctcaaaattgaaaaacaaaag GGGTTGGTGGACTCCATTGTTATTCACAGCTGTTTTAGGATCAGCAAAAATATTCTATCACCATTTTCTAAAGCAAAATTCTCTTACACAAGCTCGTAGGAACATCTCTCGTCACTATGATCTG AGTAATGATGTTTTCGCTCTCTTCTTGGGTGAAACAATGATATATTCAACTGGAATATTTAAG ACCCAAGATGAAGACTTGAAAACTGCACAACTGAGAAAAATTTCTGTTCTCGTGGATAAA GCAAGAATTGATAAGAAGCATCATGTTCTTGATATTGGATGCGGATGGGGAACATTCGGTATTGAAGTAGTGAGAAGAACAGGATGCAAATACACTGGTATCACTCTCTCTCAgcagcaactcaactttgctcAACTTAAAGTCAAACAAGCTGATCTTCAg GATAATATAACATTTGAGCTTTGTGACTATCGTGAATTGCCTAAGATCCATAAATACGACAGAATCATATCTTG TGAAATGATAGAGCATGTTGGGGATGAATACATGGACGAGTTCTTTGGTTGTTGTGAATCACTATTGGCGAAAGACGGACTTCTTGTTCTACAA tTCACATCAATGGCAGATGAAGAATATGATGAGCATAGAAGAAGTGCAAGTTTTATGAACGAATACATTTTTCCGGGAGGACTGTTACCTTCATTTAGTAGGGTCACTTCAGCCATGAAAAATTCTTCAAGACTAAG TGGAAAATATTGGAAGCCATTACTACCGCACATTGAGGATCTGGAGAAAAAATTTATTGGATAA
- the LOC136210537 gene encoding uncharacterized protein isoform X3 has protein sequence MALLSSPSFDEVVTNYKEASMLEAAARRFVNRFLSSYISSGCLILHESNGSKLTFSGTNDDQCSLKVDLDVINPQFYWKVMTRGDVGLADAYIDGDISLPDADKGLFNLFMLMLANKPPSKLKNKRGWWTPLLFTAVLGSAKIFYHHFLKQNSLTQARRNISRHYDLSNDVFALFLGETMIYSTGIFKTQDEDLKTAQLRKISVLVDKARIDKKHHVLDIGCGWGTFGIEVVRRTGCKYTGITLSQQQLNFAQLKVKQADLQDNITFELCDYRELPKIHKYDRIISCEMIEHVGDEYMDEFFGCCESLLAKDGLLVLQFTSMADEEYDEHRRSASFMNEYIFPGGLLPSFSRVTSAMKNSSRLSKWKILEAITTAH, from the exons ATGGCATTATTATCTTCACCTAGTTTTGATGAAGTTGTCACAAACTATAAGGAAGCCTCCATGTTAGAAGCTGCTGCTCGCCGTTTTGTTAATAGATTTCTTTCATCCTATATCTCTTCTGGCTGCTTAAT ATTACATGAATCTAATGGTTCAAAGCTTACTTTCTCTGGAACCAATGATGATCAATGTTCCCTGAAAGTTGATCTAGATGTTATCAATCCTCAGTTTTACTGGAAA GTAATGACAAGGGGAGATGTTGGTCTAGCAGATGCTTACATCGATGGAGACATTTCCTTACCAGATGCAGATAAAGGTCTCTTTAATCTTTTCATG CTAATGCTTGCAAATAAACCTccctcaaaattgaaaaacaaaag GGGTTGGTGGACTCCATTGTTATTCACAGCTGTTTTAGGATCAGCAAAAATATTCTATCACCATTTTCTAAAGCAAAATTCTCTTACACAAGCTCGTAGGAACATCTCTCGTCACTATGATCTG AGTAATGATGTTTTCGCTCTCTTCTTGGGTGAAACAATGATATATTCAACTGGAATATTTAAG ACCCAAGATGAAGACTTGAAAACTGCACAACTGAGAAAAATTTCTGTTCTCGTGGATAAA GCAAGAATTGATAAGAAGCATCATGTTCTTGATATTGGATGCGGATGGGGAACATTCGGTATTGAAGTAGTGAGAAGAACAGGATGCAAATACACTGGTATCACTCTCTCTCAgcagcaactcaactttgctcAACTTAAAGTCAAACAAGCTGATCTTCAg GATAATATAACATTTGAGCTTTGTGACTATCGTGAATTGCCTAAGATCCATAAATACGACAGAATCATATCTTG TGAAATGATAGAGCATGTTGGGGATGAATACATGGACGAGTTCTTTGGTTGTTGTGAATCACTATTGGCGAAAGACGGACTTCTTGTTCTACAA tTCACATCAATGGCAGATGAAGAATATGATGAGCATAGAAGAAGTGCAAGTTTTATGAACGAATACATTTTTCCGGGAGGACTGTTACCTTCATTTAGTAGGGTCACTTCAGCCATGAAAAATTCTTCAAGACTAAG CAAGTGGAAAATATTGGAAGCCATTACTACCGCACATTGA